Within the Streptomyces sp. R41 genome, the region CTCGGCCGCGTGTCGGCGACCGAGGAGGTGGCCGCGGCCGTCCTCTACCTGGCCTCCGACGACGCGGCGTCGGTCGTCGGCACGGACCTGGTGGTCGACAGTGGAGGTTCCCTCTGAGAGGCGAGAGCGACGAAGCGCGCTCCTCCCGGCGTCACACCGTGAGCGCGTCGTACGTCACTCCGGTCAGCCGCTCCGATGCGGCCCAAAGCCGTTCCGCCGCCGTGTCGTTCAGCGTCCATCCGGTACGCCAGGACTTTCCGGGCGAGCCGCGCCACATCGCGAACGACGGTCCGATGAACGCGTCGGGCCGCACGTCGGGGGCGGTGGCCGCGTACAGCGAGGGCAGCGCCCCGGCCTCGGCGCTCTGGGCGAAGACCCGGTTGCCGATCTCCATGAACCGCTCGGCGCCCCTGCGTCCCTCCAGCTTCGGCCCGGCGGTCTGCAGGTTGGTGGAGGCGTACCCGGGGTGCGCGGCGGCCGCGACGACATCGGAACCGCCGGCGGCGAGCCGCCGCGCCAGCTCATGGGTGAACAGGAGATTGGCGGTCTTGGACCGCGCGTAAGCGATCCACTTCCTGTACGGCCCGCGCTCGCTGTTGAGGTCGTCGATGTCGATGTTGGCCAGCGCGTGCACCATGCTGGAGACGGTCACGACCCGGGCGCCCGGGGTCCCGAGCAGCGCGGGCAGCAACAGCCCGGTGAGCGCGAAGTGCCCGAGGTGGTTGACCCCGAACTGGGTCTCGAACCCGTCGGCGGTGCGGCCGAGGGGCAGGGCCATGACGCCCGCGTTGTTGACGAGGAGATCGAGGCGGTCGTACGGGTAGGCATCCGCGAACTCCCGCACGGAGTTCAGGTCCCCGAGATCGAGCCGTACGAACTCCACGTCCGCGCCCGGCGCCTCGGCCACGAGCCGATCCCCCGCCGCATGCCCACGCGCCTCACCCCGACAGGCGAGCACGACCCGAGCGCCCTTCCGCGCCAGCTCCCGCGCCGTGACGTATCCGAGGCCGCTGTTGGCCCCGGTGACGACCGCGGTACGCCCGCTCTGATCGGGGATGTCGCTCACGTTCCAGCCTGCCATGACGGATTCCCTTTCCGGCGGTGTCCGGCACCCACGGTACGCCGCACCCGCCTCTCTCCCCCCGTCGGTCCCGCCGGATCAATTCGGGTTCGATCCGCCGCCCGACCAGCGGCAACGCTGCCCGGTTCCCCGGTCGCCGGGGCCGCGACGGTAAGCCGGAAGCCCCAAGAGGGCGGCACCCCCCGCACAGGGGTGCCGCCCTCTCTCGGTGCGCCGGGACCGCTGTCTGTCGGTGAGGGTCAGGTGACCGACGGCAGTCCCGGGGGTCTCAGGGGATCAGCGGTGGTCGCTGCCCTTCGCCGTCGACGCCGCGCGCCCCGCCTCCAGGCGGGCCACCGGGATCCGGAACGGCGAGCAGGAGACGTAGTCGAGTCCGACCTCGTGGAAGAAGTGGACCGACTCCGGGTCACCGCCGTGCTCGCCGCAGACGCCCAGCTTCAGGTCGGGGCGCGTCTCGCGGCCGGCCTTCGCCGCGGACTTCACCAGCGAACCGACGCCGTCCTTGTCGATCGTCTCGAAGGGGGAGACACCGAAGATGCCCTTCTCCAGGTATGCCGTGAAGAAGGAGGCCTCCACGTCGTCCCGGGAGAAGCCCCACACCGTCTGGGTGAGGTCGTTCGTGCCGAAGCTGAAGAACTCCGCCGCCTCCGCGATCTGACCTGCCGTCAGGGCGGCCCGCGGCAGCTCGATCATCGTGCCGATCGCCAGCTTCAGCTCCGTACCCGTCGCCGCCTGCACCTCCGCGATGACCTGGTCGGCCTCGTCGCGGACGATCTCCAGCTCCTGGACGGTTCCGACGAGCGGGATCATGATCTCCGCGCGCGGGTCGCCCTTCGCGTTCTTGCGCTCGGCGGCCGCCTCCGCGATCGCACGGACCTGCATCGTGAAGAGGCCCGGGATCACCAGGCCGAGGCGCACGCCGCGCAGGCCCAGCATCGGGTTCTGCTCGTGCAGACGGTGCACCGCCTGGAGCAGACGCAGGTCGTTCTCGTTGGAGTCCTTGCGGGACTCCGCGAGGGCCACACGGACCGACAGCTCCGTGATGTCCGGCAGGAACTCGTGCAGCGGCGGGTCCAGGAGACGGACCGTGACCGGGAGGCCGTCCATCGCCTCGAAGAGTTCGACGAAGTCCTGCTTCTGGAGCGGGAGCAGCTCCTTCAGCGAGTCCTCGCGCTCGGTGTCCGTGTCCGCCAGGATCAGGCGCTCGACCAGTTCGCGGCGGTCACCGAGGAACATGTGCTCCGTGCGGCACAGGCCGATGCCCTGGGCGCCGAAGCGACGGGCCCGCAGGGCGTCTTCCGCGTTGTCGGCGTTGGCGCGGACACGGAGGCGGCGCACCCGGTCCGCGTACGCCATGATCCGGTGCACCGCGGCGACCAGCTCATCCGCGTCGTCGGCACCGGCGTGCATCCGGCCCTCGAAGTACTCGACGACCGGCGACGGGACGACCGGGACCTCGCCCAGGTACACCTTGCCGGTGGAGCCGTCGATGGAGATGAGGTCGCCCTCCTCCACGACGTGCCCGCCGGGCACCGTCATCCGGCGCCGCTTGGTGTCGACCTCCAGCTCCTCGGCGCCGCAGACACAGGTCTTGCCCATGCCGCGCGCCACGACGGCCGCGTGGGAGGTCTTGCCGCCGCGGGAGGTCAGGATGCCCTCCGCCGCGATCATGCCGTCGAGGTCGTCCGGGTTGGTCTCACGGCGGACGAGGATGACCTTCTCGCCGGAGCGCGACCACTTCACCGCGGTGTACGAGTCGAAGACCGCCTTGCCGACCGCCGCGCCCGGCGAGGCAGCGATGCCGCGGCCGACCTGCTCGACCTTGGCCTCGTCGTCGAAGCGCGGGAACATCAGCTGGGCGAGCTGCGCGCCCGTCACCCGCTGGAGCGCCTCCGCCTCGTCGATCAGGCCCTGGTCCACCAGCTGCGTGGCGATACGGAACGCCGCACCCGCCGTGCGCTTGCCGACGCGGGTCTGGAGCATCCACAGCTGGCCGCGCTCGATGGTGAACTCGATGTCGCAGAGATCCTTGTAGTGGTTCTCCAGGGTCTCCATGATCTGCATGAGCTGGTCGTACGACTTCTTGTCGATCTGCTCCAGCTCCGCGAGCGGAACCGTGTTGCGGATGCCCGCCACCACGTCCTCGCCCTGCGCGTTCTGCAGGTAGTCGCCGTACACGCCCTGGTGGCCGGAGGCCGGGTCGCGGGTGAAGGCGACGCCCGTGCCCGAGTCGGGGCCCAGGTTGCCGAAGACCATCGAGCAGATGTTGACCGCCGTACCGAGGTCGTGCGGGATGCGCTCCTGGCGGCGGTACAGCTTCGCGCGGTCGCCGTTCCACGAGTCGAAGACCGCCTTGATGGCGAGGTCCATCTGCTCGCGCGGGTCCTGCGGGAAGTCGCGACCGGCCTCGGTCTTGACGATCTTCTTGAACTTGGTGACGAGCTTCTTCAGGTCGCCCGCTTCGAGGTCCGTGTCGACCGTGACCTTCTTGGCGTCCTTGGCCGCCTCCAGGGCGTCCTCGAAGAGCTCCCCGTCCACGCCGAGGACCGTCTTGCCGAACATCTGGATGAGGCGGCGGTACGAGTCCCACGCGAAGCGCTCGTCGCCGGCCTGCTTGGCCAGGCCCTGGACCGACTTGTCGGAGAGGCCGATGTTCAGGACCGTGTCCATCATGCCCGGCATGGAGAATTTCGCCCCGGAACGGACGGATACGAGCAGAGGGTTGTCGGCCTGGCCGAGCTTCTTGCCCATCTTCGTTTCGAGAGCTTCGAGGTGCGCACTCACCTCGTCACGCAGTGCCGCCGGCTCCTCGCCACTGTCGAGGTACGTCTTGCACGCCTCGGTGGTGATGGTGAAGCCGGGAGGGACGGGAAGGCCCAGGTTGGTCATCTCGGCAAGGTTCGCACCCTTGCCGCCAAGGAGGTCCTTGAGGTCCTTGTTGCCCTCGGTGAAGTCATAAACGAACTTCACGCCCTCGACGCCGCTCTCAGCTACGTGGGGATCTTTGTTTTCCGACACGAGTCTCGACTCCTCGACGTCGCGGTGGCTGCCCTGACGACGGGGAACATACCCAGATCGAAGGCGCCTGGGTACGTCCACTTGCGCGTCATGCGCCTGTAACCACTCGTCCGCCAGCAGATCGAAAGTCAAAGCTTGGCAAGCGCTGACGAACAGATGTTTTCACTTCTTGAACGCATCAACACCCGTAGACCCGGATTTTCGCTCAGATGAGCAGCTGTCGGCACGTCTGATTTCGATCGATGAACGATCAAGGGGTGGCACTGAGTGCCACCCCTTGGAGAAGTGCAGTCGCTCATGATCCGCTCATCTGAGCGTACCCCTTATCAAGGGTGGCGAGAATCACGCTGCCACAGGCGCCCAGATTTCACCATGCGGACGGGTATCCGGACGGAAACACAGCTGTCACAGAGACCTTCGGAGGCTCATACGCCGAGCGCCCGCAACCGCTCCTCGGCCCGCTCCGGCGCGTACAGGTACTCCACGACCAGTGCCCCGGCCCCGACCAGGCCGGCCCGCTCGCCCAGCCGCGAGGTCACTACGTCCAGATGAGCGGTGGAGCGGGGCAGCGCCCGCTGGTACAGCAGCTCGCGCACCCCGGTGAGGAAGGGGGTTCCGGCCAAATCCCCGGCGATCATCAGCACGCCGGGGTTGAGCAGCGTGACCACGGTGGCCAGTACGTCACCGACCTGCCGCCCCGCCTCCCGGGCGAGTGCCATCGCCTCCGGGTGCCCGGCCGTCAGCAGGTCGCGCACATCTGAGCCGGAGGCGGCCGGAACCCCGGACTCGGCGAGCCGTCGCGCCACCGCGCCACCGCTGGCTACTGCGGCCAGGCAGCCGTGCGAGCCGCACCGGCACAGCGCGTCGGCACCCACCCGGATGTGCCCGATGTCCCCGGCGCCTCCGTCGATGCCCCGGTAGATGGCACCGCCCACGACCATGCCCGCGCCGATACCGGTGGAGACCTTGACCAGGGCGAACGCCGAACAGTCCGGGTATCCGGTGCGCTGTTCGCCGTACGCCATGAGGTTGGCGTCGTTGTCGACGAGTACCGGGATGTCCGCCCTGGCGCCCGAGCGCTCGGCGAAGGCGCGGCCCAGGCGTCCCCTTATGTCGTAGCCGTCCCAGCCCGGCATGATCGGCGGCTGTACGACGCGGCCGGTGTCGCTGTCGACGGGGCCCGGCACCGCGAGGCCGATGCCGCACACCGCGTCCGCCGGGTGCCCGGCCTTCTCCAGCAGTTCGGCGAACCAGCGCCCGAGTTCGCCGAGGACCGCCTCCGGGCCCTCGTCGATCACGAGGACGCCGGAGTGCTCGGCCAGGATCTCGCCGGTCAGGGTGAGGACGGCCGCCCGGCCGTGCCGAGTGTCCAGGTCGGCGGCGAGGACGACGGCGTGGGCGTCGTCGAACTCAAGGGTGATGGAGGGGCGGCCGCCCAGCGGCGAATCCACCGGACCCCCCGCGCCCTCGCGCAGCCAGCCCGCGCGGAAGAGCCGGTCGAGCCGCTGGCCGACCGTGGCCCGCGACAGGCCGGTGGCCTGTTGCAGCGCGCCGCGCGTCGTGGCGCGGCCACTGCGCACCAGTTCGAGCAGATCTCCGGCGCTTGCCTGATTCCCGGCCTTCACGGTTCTCCCTGCCCTTCCTGTCATGCGCACCCCCTTGCGTTCCTCAACTCTGCATTACATATTGAGTTTTGCGTGTTAAATAGACGTAACCCTACGGTAGCTACTGCCGAACTGGTCGGCCGGACGTCTTCGGGGAGACCTGAGTGGACAGCACAACCCAGCTCACCGCCCTGCGCATGGGCATCACCACCCCCGTGCGCACCTCCGGCACTCCCGTGCACACCTCCGGCCCGCCCTCTTCGCCCGGTCCGGGCGAGATCAGCCATTCCGGATCGCTTGTATACGATCCCGCCGACCCGACGGGTTCCCTGCACCTCAGGGCCGCCCGGGTCCTGAACGGCAACTGGACGGGAACGTCCACGGTGCCCTCGCGCGGTCTGTATCCGCACCAGTGGTCGTGGGACTCCGCGTTCATCGCGATCGGACTACGCCATCTGTCGCCGCTGCGGGCACAGACGGAGCTGGAGACCCTGCTCGGCGCGCAGTGGGCCGACGGGCGGATCCCGCACATCGTGTTCAACCCCTCCGTGCCGCTGGACGCGTACTTCCCGAGCCCCGACTTCTGGCGCTCCTCGACCGCGGGGCGCGCTGCGGGCGCCCCGCGCACCGTACAGACGTCGGGCATCGTGCAGCCACCGGTGCACGCGCTCGCCGTGTGGCTGGTGCACCGGGCCGACCCGGGGCTGTCCCGGGCCCGCTCCTTCCTCCACCGGATGTATCCCCGCCTGGCGGCCTGGCACCGCTATCTCCTGCACCGCCGGGACCTGGGCGGCGGGGGTCTCGCCTCCGTGGTCCACCCCTGGGAACAGGGCATGGACAACAGCCCGTGCTGGGACGCCCCGCTGAGCCGGATCACGCCGGCCCCGGCCCGCTCCTTCCGCCGTGCCGACCTCGACCACGGGGCCCCCGAGGACCGTCCGACCGACCTCGACTACGGGCGGTACGTGCGCCTCGCCGCCGACTACCGCGACCGCGGGTACGCCGATGGCGGCGGCGACTTCGCGGTCGAGGACCCGGCGTTCAACGCCCTGCTGATCGCGTCGGAGCACGCGCTGGCGCGCATCGCGCAGGAGCTGGGCGCGGCGGGGACGGCCCGGCACGCGCGGGCCGAACGCCTGACGGCGGCGCTGGTGGATCGGCTGTGGGATCCGGCGGAGGGGATGTTCTTCTGCCGGGATGTGTATGGCGGGGGCAGGGGCGAGAGCGGTGCTCTCGAATCGGAGCAGGGGTCACAGAGCGGTGCTCGCATTCCGGAGCGGCGCTCGCAGAGCGGTGCTCTCGGTTTGGAGCGGCGCTCGCAGAGCGGTGCTCACGCCGTGGAGCAGCGCTTCCAGAGCAGTGCTCACGCTTCGGAGCGGCGCTCTCCCAGTGGTGCCCTGATCCCCGAGCGCAGTGTCGCCGGGCTGCTCCCGCTCATCCTCCCCGCACTGCCCCGCGACATCGCCGCCACCCTCGTACGCACCGCGAGCGGCCGACACTTCGGGCTCGGCGGAGCGACACGGCTCGTGCCGAGTTACGACCTGACCGGGCACGCGTTCGATCCGCACCGGTACTGGCGGGGGCCGGCCTGGTTCAACACCAACTGGCTGCTGGAGCGGGGGCTGCGGCTGCACGGGGAGCACGCGCGGGCGGACGGACTGCGGGCCGCGCTGCTCGACACGGCCGGGGAGTCCGGGTTCGCGGAGTATGTGGACCCGTACACCGGCGAGGCCTGCGGAGCGCTCGGCTTCAGCTGGACGGCCGCGCTGACGCTGGACCTGCTGCACGAGCCCTCGGGGGCGGACCAGGTCGTGTCCCACCCGGGGCACGACGCGTTCGACAAGACACACGGCTCCACGGGGCACAGCACAACACGACACAGCGCATTCGAGACGGGCGCCAAGGGAGGGGACCGGGGATGACGGACCGGCATCATCTGCTCGTGCACGGTGGGACGTTCGCCGCCGTGGGCGACGGCGGGGACATCAGCGGCGTGCGGGGCGGCAGCTCCCCGGACGGGTTATTCGTACGGGACGCCCGGCACCTCAGCCGCTGGCAGCTCACCGTCGACGGCGCGGTGCCCGAGGCGCTCACACCGGTCGCGGACGGCGACACGGCACGCTGCGTGCTGGTGCCGCGCGGCGGCCGCACCGAGCCGCCCGCGTACACGCTCTTCCGTGAACAGGCCGTCGCCGACAGCGCGTTCGTGGAGGCGTTGCGCGTCACCAGCAATCGTCCGACGCCCACGACGGTCCGTATCGCGGTCACCGCGGACGCGGACTTCACGGACCAGTTCGAGCTGCGCTCCGACTACCGTACGTACGCCAAGACGGGCGTGGTCCGCCAGCGCCAAGTCCTCGACGACGGGGTGGAGTTCAGCTACCGGCGCGGTGAGTGGCGGTCCTGTACGACGGTCACCGCCGAGCCCGCCCCTGACGGCGTCGAGGAGACGGGCACGGGCGCGCGTCGGCTCGTATGGACCCTGGATCTCGAACCGCACGGTTCGGCGGAGCTGTCGCTGCGGGTCGCGGCGCGTCCGCACGGTGCCGCGCACGATCCGCGGGTACCACTCTCCCCCGCTGCCGCCAACGAGCAACTCCTCGCTCTGGAGGGCGAGTTCGCGGAGGGCGTGCCGTTCCCGACCGGCTGGCCGGAGCTGGCCGCGGCCTGCGCGCGGGGCCTGTCCGACCTGGCGGTGCTGCAGGTCCCGGCGACGGGCCCGGACGGTGAGGAGCTGCGCGTCCCGGCGGCCGGAGTGCCGTGGTTCCTCACCCTGTTGGGCCGCGACGCCCTCCTGACCTCCCTCTTCGCGCTCCCCTACCGCCCCCAGCTCGCCGCCGCCACCCTGCCCGCGCTGGCCGCGACCCAGGCGACGGAGACGGGAGCCGAGGCGGTGGCCCAGCCCGGCAAGATCGTGCACGAGGTGCGGCACGGTGAGCTGGCGCACTTCGGGCAGGTGCCGTACGGGCGTTATTACGGTTCGGTCGACGCGACGCCGCTGTTCCTGGTGCTGCTCGGCGCGTACACCGAGCAGACCGGTGATGTCACCCTGGCCCGGCGCCTGGAGGCCAACGCCCGCGCAGCGATCGGCTGGATGCTGGACCACGGCGGGCTGACCTCGCGCGGCTATCTCGTCTACCGCGCGGACGGCGGCGGCCTCGCCAACCAGAACTGGAAGGACTCCCCGGGCGCCATCTGCTCGGCCGACGGCAGCCGCCCCACCGGCCCGGTGATGGCGGCGGGCGCGCAGGGATACGCGTACGACGCCCTGCGCCGCACCGCGCACCTGGCCCGCACGGTCTGGGACGACGAGGTCTACGCGGCCCTGCTCGAACAGGCCGCCGGTGACCTGCGCGACCGCTTCCAGCGGGACTTCTGGATGGCCGAACACACCTTCCCGGCACTGGCGTTGGACGGCGACGGCCACCACGTCGACGCGCTCGCCTCCGACGCGGGCCACCTCCTGTGGTCCGGGCTCCTGGACAAGGAGTACGGCGAACTGGTCGGCCGCCGTCTGCTGGAGCCGGATTTCTTCTCCGGCTGGGGCGTGCGCACGCTGGCCGCCGATCAGCCGGCGTACCACCCGCTCTCGTACCACCGCGGCTCGGTCTGGCCGCACGACAACGCGCTGATCACGCTGGGGTTGGCGCGGTACGGACTGCACGACGAGGCCCGTACGGTCGCCCATGCCCTCGTCGACGCCGCGACCGCCGCAGGACACCGCCTTCCCGAGGTCCTCGCGGGCTACGGCCGCGACACCCACGGCGAGCCGGTGCCCTACCCGCACGCGTGCGTACGGGAGTCGAGGTCGGCGGCGGCACCACTGGCGCTGCTCACGGCGGTGGGAGGCGCTTGATTCCCTCAGTTTTCCTTGCCCATTGAGCGATGAGGAGTTGATCTTTCCGGGGAGCGCGGGCCCCGTGTGGACCGGCATCAGCCCCCGGAGGTGTCCAGCTCCGCATCCTCGCTGATCCCCGCGCAGTCGTACGGGTCCTTCAGCCAACCGTCCGGCAGGACGACCCTGTTGTTGCCGGAGGTACGGCCGCGGGGTCCGTCCGCGCCGAGGGGCCAGGGCTGGTCGAGGTCCAACTCGGCCAGGCCCTCGGAGAGTTCGGCGAGCGACGAGGTGATCGCGAGGCGCTTGCGCATTTCGGAGCCGACCGCGAAGCCCTTCAGGTACCAGGCGACGTGCTTGCGGAAGTCGATGACACCGCGCGCCTCGTCGCCGATCCACTCACCGAGCAGGGTGGCGTGGCGGACCATGACGGCCGCGACCTCGCGGAGCGTCGGGCGGGCGTAGCCGTCCGTACGGCCTTCGAAGGCGGCCACCAGGTCGCCGAACAGCCACGGCCGGCCCAGGCAGCCGCGCCCGACCACGACACCGTCGCACCCGGTCTCCCGCACCATCCGTACCGCGTCCTCCGCGGACCAGATGTCGCCGTTGCCGAGCACCGGGATCTCCGGCACGTGCTCCTTGAGGCGCGCGATGGCGTCCCAGTCCGCCGTGCCGCCGTAGTGCTGCGCGGCGGTGCGTCCGTGCAGCGCGATCGCGGTCACGCCCTCTTCTACCGCGATCCGGCCGGCGTCGAGGAACGTGATGTGGTCGTCGTCGATGCCCTTGCGCATCTTCATCGTGACGGGCAGGTCTCCGGCGCCGCTGACGGCCTCGCGCAGGATCGCCCGCAGCAGGTTCCGCTTGTACGGGAGGGCCGAGCCGCCGCCCTTGCGGGTCACCTTCGGGACCGGGCAGCCGAAGTTCAGGTCGATGTGGTCGGCAAGACCCTCCTCCGCGATCATGCGGACGGCCTTGCCGACGGTCGCCGGGTCCACGCCGTACAGCTGGATCGAGCGCGGCTTCTCGCTCGCGTCGAAGTGGATCAGCTGCATGGTCTTCTCGTTGCGCTC harbors:
- a CDS encoding oxidoreductase; the encoded protein is MAGWNVSDIPDQSGRTAVVTGANSGLGYVTARELARKGARVVLACRGEARGHAAGDRLVAEAPGADVEFVRLDLGDLNSVREFADAYPYDRLDLLVNNAGVMALPLGRTADGFETQFGVNHLGHFALTGLLLPALLGTPGARVVTVSSMVHALANIDIDDLNSERGPYRKWIAYARSKTANLLFTHELARRLAAGGSDVVAAAAHPGYASTNLQTAGPKLEGRRGAERFMEIGNRVFAQSAEAGALPSLYAATAPDVRPDAFIGPSFAMWRGSPGKSWRTGWTLNDTAAERLWAASERLTGVTYDALTV
- the ppdK gene encoding pyruvate, phosphate dikinase, which encodes MSENKDPHVAESGVEGVKFVYDFTEGNKDLKDLLGGKGANLAEMTNLGLPVPPGFTITTEACKTYLDSGEEPAALRDEVSAHLEALETKMGKKLGQADNPLLVSVRSGAKFSMPGMMDTVLNIGLSDKSVQGLAKQAGDERFAWDSYRRLIQMFGKTVLGVDGELFEDALEAAKDAKKVTVDTDLEAGDLKKLVTKFKKIVKTEAGRDFPQDPREQMDLAIKAVFDSWNGDRAKLYRRQERIPHDLGTAVNICSMVFGNLGPDSGTGVAFTRDPASGHQGVYGDYLQNAQGEDVVAGIRNTVPLAELEQIDKKSYDQLMQIMETLENHYKDLCDIEFTIERGQLWMLQTRVGKRTAGAAFRIATQLVDQGLIDEAEALQRVTGAQLAQLMFPRFDDEAKVEQVGRGIAASPGAAVGKAVFDSYTAVKWSRSGEKVILVRRETNPDDLDGMIAAEGILTSRGGKTSHAAVVARGMGKTCVCGAEELEVDTKRRRMTVPGGHVVEEGDLISIDGSTGKVYLGEVPVVPSPVVEYFEGRMHAGADDADELVAAVHRIMAYADRVRRLRVRANADNAEDALRARRFGAQGIGLCRTEHMFLGDRRELVERLILADTDTEREDSLKELLPLQKQDFVELFEAMDGLPVTVRLLDPPLHEFLPDITELSVRVALAESRKDSNENDLRLLQAVHRLHEQNPMLGLRGVRLGLVIPGLFTMQVRAIAEAAAERKNAKGDPRAEIMIPLVGTVQELEIVRDEADQVIAEVQAATGTELKLAIGTMIELPRAALTAGQIAEAAEFFSFGTNDLTQTVWGFSRDDVEASFFTAYLEKGIFGVSPFETIDKDGVGSLVKSAAKAGRETRPDLKLGVCGEHGGDPESVHFFHEVGLDYVSCSPFRIPVARLEAGRAASTAKGSDHR
- a CDS encoding ROK family protein — its product is MTGRAGRTVKAGNQASAGDLLELVRSGRATTRGALQQATGLSRATVGQRLDRLFRAGWLREGAGGPVDSPLGGRPSITLEFDDAHAVVLAADLDTRHGRAAVLTLTGEILAEHSGVLVIDEGPEAVLGELGRWFAELLEKAGHPADAVCGIGLAVPGPVDSDTGRVVQPPIMPGWDGYDIRGRLGRAFAERSGARADIPVLVDNDANLMAYGEQRTGYPDCSAFALVKVSTGIGAGMVVGGAIYRGIDGGAGDIGHIRVGADALCRCGSHGCLAAVASGGAVARRLAESGVPAASGSDVRDLLTAGHPEAMALAREAGRQVGDVLATVVTLLNPGVLMIAGDLAGTPFLTGVRELLYQRALPRSTAHLDVVTSRLGERAGLVGAGALVVEYLYAPERAEERLRALGV
- a CDS encoding glycogen debranching N-terminal domain-containing protein encodes the protein MTDRHHLLVHGGTFAAVGDGGDISGVRGGSSPDGLFVRDARHLSRWQLTVDGAVPEALTPVADGDTARCVLVPRGGRTEPPAYTLFREQAVADSAFVEALRVTSNRPTPTTVRIAVTADADFTDQFELRSDYRTYAKTGVVRQRQVLDDGVEFSYRRGEWRSCTTVTAEPAPDGVEETGTGARRLVWTLDLEPHGSAELSLRVAARPHGAAHDPRVPLSPAAANEQLLALEGEFAEGVPFPTGWPELAAACARGLSDLAVLQVPATGPDGEELRVPAAGVPWFLTLLGRDALLTSLFALPYRPQLAAATLPALAATQATETGAEAVAQPGKIVHEVRHGELAHFGQVPYGRYYGSVDATPLFLVLLGAYTEQTGDVTLARRLEANARAAIGWMLDHGGLTSRGYLVYRADGGGLANQNWKDSPGAICSADGSRPTGPVMAAGAQGYAYDALRRTAHLARTVWDDEVYAALLEQAAGDLRDRFQRDFWMAEHTFPALALDGDGHHVDALASDAGHLLWSGLLDKEYGELVGRRLLEPDFFSGWGVRTLAADQPAYHPLSYHRGSVWPHDNALITLGLARYGLHDEARTVAHALVDAATAAGHRLPEVLAGYGRDTHGEPVPYPHACVRESRSAAAPLALLTAVGGA
- the dusB gene encoding tRNA dihydrouridine synthase DusB — translated: MSTPTLAPATPLSIGPHTVQPPVVLAPMAGITNAPFRTLCREFSGGKGLFVSEMITTRALVERNEKTMQLIHFDASEKPRSIQLYGVDPATVGKAVRMIAEEGLADHIDLNFGCPVPKVTRKGGGSALPYKRNLLRAILREAVSGAGDLPVTMKMRKGIDDDHITFLDAGRIAVEEGVTAIALHGRTAAQHYGGTADWDAIARLKEHVPEIPVLGNGDIWSAEDAVRMVRETGCDGVVVGRGCLGRPWLFGDLVAAFEGRTDGYARPTLREVAAVMVRHATLLGEWIGDEARGVIDFRKHVAWYLKGFAVGSEMRKRLAITSSLAELSEGLAELDLDQPWPLGADGPRGRTSGNNRVVLPDGWLKDPYDCAGISEDAELDTSGG